A window of Polaribacter litorisediminis contains these coding sequences:
- the gpmI gene encoding 2,3-bisphosphoglycerate-independent phosphoglycerate mutase: MNKKVILMILDGWGITQDPKVSAIYNAKTPFINSLYDKYPNAQLRTDGEYVGLPEGQMGNSEVGHMNLGAGRIVYQNLARINKAVKEKTLGKEKVLLDTFKYAKENNKNIHLLGLVSNGGIHAHIDHLKGLLDVAKEQNADNVYLHAFTDGRDCDPKSGAFFLNEIQEYMKKSTGELATVTGRYYAMDRDNRWERVHEAYDGIVNAVGTKTTDIIATIKQNYEKGLTDEFHKPIIITNEDGSPKAQIKEGDAVIFFNYRTDRGRELTNALCQNDFPEFQMKKLDLYFTTMTLYDASFKGIHVIYNNDNIKNTLGEVLSKAGKKQIRIAETEKYPHVTFFFSGGQEAPFEGESRILRNSPKVATYDLKPEMSAFELKDALCADLKKGDADFVCLNFANGDMVGHTGIMDAAIKACEAVDICAKEVIETGLANGYSTLLIADHGNCETMMNPDGSPHTAHTTNPVPFILIDDEIKSIHSGILGDIAPTILDLMGVAQPKEMTQKSLL; this comes from the coding sequence ATGAACAAGAAAGTTATCTTAATGATTTTAGACGGATGGGGAATTACACAAGACCCTAAAGTATCCGCAATTTATAATGCTAAAACACCTTTCATCAATTCTTTATATGACAAATACCCGAATGCACAATTGAGGACTGATGGAGAATATGTGGGGTTACCTGAAGGTCAAATGGGCAATTCTGAAGTTGGCCACATGAATTTAGGTGCTGGTAGAATTGTGTATCAAAATTTGGCTAGAATTAATAAAGCGGTTAAAGAAAAAACGTTAGGAAAGGAAAAAGTGCTTTTAGATACTTTTAAATATGCTAAAGAAAACAATAAAAACATTCATTTATTAGGATTAGTTTCTAATGGTGGAATTCATGCTCACATAGACCATTTAAAAGGATTGTTAGATGTTGCAAAAGAACAAAACGCTGATAATGTCTATTTACACGCTTTTACTGATGGTAGAGATTGTGACCCAAAATCAGGAGCGTTTTTTCTTAACGAGATCCAAGAATACATGAAAAAAAGTACAGGTGAATTAGCGACCGTTACAGGTCGTTACTATGCCATGGATCGAGATAATAGATGGGAACGTGTTCATGAAGCTTATGATGGAATTGTAAATGCCGTTGGAACAAAAACTACGGATATTATTGCAACCATCAAACAAAATTATGAAAAAGGTTTGACAGATGAATTTCATAAGCCTATTATTATTACCAATGAAGATGGATCTCCAAAAGCGCAAATAAAAGAAGGTGATGCCGTAATTTTCTTCAATTATAGAACCGATCGAGGAAGGGAATTAACCAATGCTTTATGTCAGAATGATTTTCCTGAATTTCAAATGAAAAAATTAGATTTATATTTTACAACCATGACTTTATATGACGCTTCTTTTAAAGGCATTCATGTAATTTATAATAACGATAATATTAAAAATACGCTGGGTGAAGTTTTATCAAAAGCTGGTAAAAAACAAATTAGAATTGCCGAAACTGAGAAATATCCTCATGTAACATTTTTCTTTTCAGGCGGACAAGAAGCACCTTTTGAAGGAGAATCTCGTATTTTAAGAAACTCTCCTAAAGTAGCAACTTATGATCTTAAACCAGAAATGTCTGCCTTCGAATTAAAAGATGCTTTGTGTGCTGATTTAAAAAAGGGTGACGCTGATTTTGTTTGCTTAAATTTTGCAAACGGAGATATGGTTGGGCATACAGGAATAATGGATGCCGCCATTAAAGCCTGTGAAGCTGTTGATATTTGTGCCAAAGAAGTAATAGAAACTGGTTTAGCAAATGGCTATTCCACGCTACTAATTGCAGATCATGGTAACTGCGAAACCATGATGAATCCTGATGGCTCTCCTCATACAGCGCACACCACAAATCCTGTTCCTTTTATTTTAATTGATGACGAAATAAAATCTATTCATAGTGGAATTTTGGGCGATATTGCTCCCACAATTTTAGATCTTATGGGAGTTGCACAACCAAAAGAAATGACTCAAAAATCACTTTTATAA
- a CDS encoding thioredoxin family protein, with the protein MIKNTFLLLLIVLGLACNSSKTTAEKKIVIENKTENIIKIKEIVRQKAKPITAQKNDRGYLIGIANKSSFADASFKPWFDSRYNEYKTDQEIIEKLKKEINKFTIKGFMGTWCGDSRRETPRFYKILEETGFDETYFELITVGRNKKTPDNLQEGFNIIRVPTFIFFKDGKEVGRFVEYPRETLEKDILKIVTGQPYKHSYDKSE; encoded by the coding sequence ATGATAAAAAACACGTTCTTACTTTTATTAATCGTCTTAGGTTTGGCTTGTAATTCAAGTAAAACCACTGCAGAAAAGAAGATTGTAATCGAAAACAAAACTGAAAACATAATTAAAATTAAAGAAATTGTAAGGCAAAAAGCAAAACCTATTACTGCTCAGAAAAATGACAGAGGGTATTTAATTGGCATAGCTAATAAATCATCTTTTGCAGACGCTTCTTTTAAGCCTTGGTTTGACAGCAGATACAACGAATACAAAACAGATCAAGAAATCATTGAAAAACTCAAAAAAGAAATAAATAAATTTACAATTAAAGGATTTATGGGCACTTGGTGCGGAGATAGCAGAAGAGAAACGCCTCGTTTTTATAAGATTTTAGAAGAAACTGGTTTTGATGAAACTTATTTTGAACTTATTACTGTGGGCAGAAACAAAAAAACACCAGATAATTTACAAGAAGGATTCAATATCATTAGAGTGCCTACTTTTATTTTCTTTAAAGATGGAAAAGAAGTTGGACGCTTTGTGGAATATCCGAGAGAAACTCTTGAAAAAGATATTTTAAAAATTGTTACTGGACAGCCTTATAAGCACTCTTACGATAAAAGCGAATAA
- the map gene encoding type I methionyl aminopeptidase gives MIKIKTKEEIEIMRESALVVSKTLGMLAKEVKPGVTTLYLDKLAEDFIREQGAIPGFLGLYDFPNTLCMSPNSQVVHGFPTSEPLKEGDIISIDCGALKNGFYGDHAYTFAVGEIDVATKKLLEVTKESLYVGIREFKAGNRVGDVGFAIQNFSEKHGYGVVRELVGHGLGRTMHEDPEMPNYGKRGRGKKFVEGMVVAIEPMINMGTQKIRQHSDGWTITTLDNKPSAHFEHDVAIVNGKPELLSTFKYVNEALGIVTNEEDEFRQ, from the coding sequence ATGATTAAAATTAAAACCAAAGAAGAAATAGAAATAATGCGCGAAAGTGCACTTGTTGTTTCTAAAACATTAGGAATGCTTGCAAAAGAAGTAAAACCTGGTGTCACTACTTTATATTTAGACAAACTGGCAGAAGATTTTATTAGAGAACAAGGTGCAATACCTGGTTTTTTAGGTTTGTACGATTTTCCGAATACGCTTTGTATGAGTCCGAATTCTCAAGTGGTTCATGGGTTTCCTACCAGCGAACCTTTAAAAGAAGGTGATATTATCTCTATAGATTGTGGTGCTTTAAAAAATGGTTTTTATGGAGATCACGCCTATACTTTTGCCGTTGGCGAAATTGATGTGGCAACAAAAAAGTTATTAGAAGTTACCAAAGAAAGTTTGTACGTCGGTATCCGAGAATTTAAAGCAGGAAATAGAGTGGGTGATGTTGGTTTTGCTATTCAGAATTTCTCAGAAAAACATGGTTATGGTGTTGTAAGAGAGTTAGTAGGCCATGGTTTAGGGCGCACTATGCATGAAGATCCAGAAATGCCAAATTACGGAAAGAGAGGAAGAGGAAAAAAGTTTGTAGAAGGGATGGTTGTCGCCATTGAACCGATGATCAATATGGGAACTCAAAAAATAAGACAGCATTCTGATGGTTGGACAATTACTACGTTAGACAACAAACCGTCAGCGCATTTTGAGCACGACGTTGCTATTGTAAACGGCAAACCAGAACTACTTTCTACCTTTAAATACGTAAATGAAGCTTTAGGAATTGTTACGAACGAGGAAGACGAGTTTAGACAATAG
- a CDS encoding class I SAM-dependent methyltransferase: protein MSIFKTILNTIPRPLLIKASYLVRPIIALALKGDTFTDPIDGKSFRKFLPYGYGKQRENALSPSTLSLERHRLMWLFLKDETDFFTSTKKFKTLHIAPEQCFLEVFRKQKNLTYITSDLESPIADVKADICNLPFEDNSFDVVFCNHVLEHIPDDTKAMRELFRVLKKGGFGIFQIPQDITRKTTFEDASITDRKERAKIFGQYDHVRVYGLDYFDKLRSVGFKVDEVEYTKKIAPEKLARFCLMKGEILPVCYKN, encoded by the coding sequence GTGTCTATATTCAAAACTATACTCAACACCATACCAAGACCTTTATTAATTAAAGCAAGTTATTTGGTACGTCCAATAATAGCTTTAGCACTAAAAGGCGATACCTTTACAGACCCAATTGACGGCAAATCGTTTCGTAAATTTTTACCTTATGGATATGGAAAACAGCGAGAAAACGCCCTTTCTCCATCCACCTTATCATTAGAAAGACATCGATTAATGTGGCTTTTTTTAAAAGATGAAACTGATTTTTTTACCTCTACAAAAAAATTCAAAACACTTCATATTGCGCCAGAACAATGTTTTTTAGAGGTCTTCAGAAAACAGAAGAATCTAACATATATTACTTCTGATTTAGAATCTCCTATTGCCGATGTAAAAGCTGATATTTGCAATTTACCATTTGAAGATAATTCGTTTGACGTTGTTTTTTGCAACCATGTTTTAGAACATATTCCGGATGATACAAAAGCCATGCGCGAATTATTTAGAGTCCTAAAAAAAGGCGGGTTTGGTATTTTTCAAATTCCGCAAGACATCACTAGAAAAACAACTTTTGAAGACGCTTCTATTACAGACAGAAAAGAACGTGCAAAAATATTTGGGCAATACGATCATGTAAGAGTCTATGGTTTAGATTATTTTGATAAGCTACGTTCTGTGGGTTTTAAAGTGGATGAAGTTGAGTATACAAAAAAAATCGCTCCAGAAAAACTAGCACGATTTTGTTTGATGAAAGGAGAAATACTTCCGGTTTGTTATAAAAACTAA
- a CDS encoding FAD:protein FMN transferase: MKTTKTLLIFAVLTIFVSCNQDIKTQNFTLRGGIFGTTYKITYLNAKDNYQKQLDSLFLRINNSVSTYISTSDISKVNLGETGVFIDTIFKEVFQKSKKIYKETDGYFDPTVGNLVNAYGFGPKTEKLNLTDDQVKEYMQFVGLDKVALIEGQIVKAHPKIYLDFNSIAKGFAIDIVARFLNDKNIDNYLIEIGGEIRAKGTKDNNKPWIIKLVNPVNAIDNEGFKVINLSDKSMATSGNYRKYRVAENGKKYVHTINPKTGFATESNLLSASVIASIDCADVDAYATAFMAMGLEKSIVFLEKNPKIQAILLFSDADGNINEYTNYMYN, from the coding sequence ATGAAAACAACTAAAACGTTACTGATTTTTGCAGTTTTAACAATTTTTGTATCTTGTAATCAGGATATAAAAACGCAAAACTTTACTTTAAGAGGTGGAATATTCGGCACTACCTACAAAATTACGTATTTAAATGCCAAAGACAATTACCAAAAGCAACTAGATAGTTTATTTCTTAGGATTAATAATTCCGTATCGACTTACATTTCAACTTCGGATATTTCGAAAGTGAATCTAGGAGAAACAGGCGTTTTTATTGATACTATTTTTAAGGAAGTCTTTCAAAAATCAAAAAAGATTTATAAAGAAACAGATGGTTATTTTGACCCAACCGTTGGTAATTTGGTAAATGCATATGGTTTCGGGCCTAAAACAGAAAAATTGAATCTCACAGATGATCAAGTAAAGGAGTATATGCAATTTGTTGGTTTAGATAAAGTAGCGTTAATTGAAGGACAAATTGTGAAAGCGCATCCTAAAATATATTTAGATTTTAATTCTATTGCCAAAGGCTTTGCAATTGATATTGTTGCCCGTTTTTTAAATGATAAAAATATTGATAATTATTTAATTGAAATTGGTGGGGAAATACGTGCAAAAGGAACCAAAGATAACAATAAACCATGGATTATTAAATTGGTAAACCCTGTAAACGCAATAGATAATGAAGGGTTTAAGGTCATAAATCTTTCAGATAAATCGATGGCAACTTCTGGCAACTATAGAAAATATAGAGTTGCAGAGAACGGAAAAAAGTATGTACATACTATCAATCCTAAAACGGGGTTCGCTACAGAAAGCAATTTATTAAGTGCCTCTGTAATTGCCAGTATAGATTGTGCTGATGTAGATGCCTACGCAACTGCATTTATGGCGATGGGCCTAGAAAAGAGTATTGTATTTTTAGAGAAAAATCCTAAAATACAAGCAATTCTATTGTTCTCTGATGCTGACGGTAACATCAACGAATATACGAACTATATGTATAATTAG
- a CDS encoding OmpA/MotB family protein: protein MKKITVLLLLTTILVSSCVSKKQFVDLETTHAQTKDELLKTETTLQKYLIEKEKQETKLAALEEQIKYFKDDKKTALKQVENLTVLTQSSSENIKTVISQLNEKDKYINGIRTAMTQKDSINLALKYHLTKNLTEGIRDEDIEVNVEKTVVFISISDKLLFKSGSYNVTDKAYSVLEKIAKVVKDQPKMDVMIEGHTDNTPIKRNLIQDNWDLSALRATSITRILQYKYGVKPQRLIAAGRSQYIPLAPNDTAENKSKNRRTKIIIMPELNQFFNLLEQDASN from the coding sequence ATGAAAAAAATAACAGTATTACTCCTATTAACAACAATCTTAGTAAGTTCTTGTGTTTCTAAAAAACAATTTGTTGATTTAGAAACAACACACGCCCAAACCAAAGATGAGTTACTAAAAACTGAAACAACTTTACAAAAGTATTTAATTGAAAAAGAGAAACAAGAAACCAAATTAGCGGCTCTTGAAGAACAAATTAAATATTTTAAGGATGACAAAAAAACGGCTTTAAAACAAGTAGAAAATTTAACAGTTTTAACGCAATCTTCTTCTGAAAATATTAAAACTGTAATTTCTCAGTTAAACGAAAAAGATAAGTATATTAATGGTATTAGAACTGCCATGACTCAGAAAGATTCTATTAATCTTGCTTTAAAATATCACTTAACAAAAAACTTAACAGAGGGTATTCGAGATGAAGATATTGAAGTTAACGTTGAAAAAACGGTGGTTTTTATTTCAATTTCTGATAAATTATTATTTAAAAGCGGTAGTTACAATGTAACTGATAAAGCTTATTCTGTTTTAGAGAAAATTGCCAAAGTAGTTAAAGATCAACCTAAAATGGATGTGATGATTGAAGGTCATACAGATAACACACCAATTAAGAGAAATTTAATTCAAGATAATTGGGATTTATCTGCTTTAAGAGCTACTTCAATTACCAGAATTTTACAATACAAATATGGTGTAAAACCACAAAGATTAATTGCGGCAGGTAGAAGTCAATATATTCCATTAGCACCAAATGATACTGCTGAAAACAAATCTAAAAACAGAAGAACAAAAATTATCATCATGCCAGAATTAAATCAATTCTTTAATTTATTAGAGCAAGATGCTTCTAACTAA
- a CDS encoding DNA cytosine methyltransferase, with the protein MITEKKMIGIEEFDGKNYQIKLVEPEDKAVITHYLHNVHNGVSKHYREDALKIIKNFVEYKQDENISIAEEDALQQLLFEVENVPFPTPENYKFKFIDLFAGIGGFRLALQNVGGKCVYTSEWENAAKKTYRENFGEIPFGDITKETTKNYIPKGFEVLCAGFPCQAFSIAGNRKGFADTRGTLFFDVEQIINKHRPKVVFLENVKNLVSHDKGKTFKTIIEVLEKKLGYKVFSSILNSVTHANIPQNRERIFIVAFDPNQVKNWSNFKFPEKIELTKTIHNILEKGKQETKYYYPKEHKYYPELEKTMTSKDTVYQWRRVYVRENKSNVCPTLTANMGTGGHNVPLIKDNFGIRKLTPRECFSFQGYPKNYILPNLANSKLYMQAGNSVTTTLIERIAKEIINVL; encoded by the coding sequence TTGATAACAGAAAAAAAAATGATTGGTATTGAAGAATTTGATGGAAAAAACTATCAAATAAAACTTGTTGAGCCAGAAGATAAAGCTGTTATTACGCACTATTTACATAATGTACACAATGGCGTTTCTAAACATTACAGAGAAGATGCTTTAAAAATTATCAAAAACTTTGTAGAATACAAACAAGACGAAAATATTTCCATTGCAGAAGAAGATGCTTTACAACAACTACTTTTTGAAGTAGAAAATGTTCCTTTTCCAACTCCCGAAAATTATAAATTTAAATTTATAGATTTATTTGCAGGAATTGGTGGATTTAGGTTGGCTTTGCAAAATGTTGGCGGAAAATGTGTTTATACGAGCGAATGGGAAAATGCAGCAAAAAAAACTTATAGAGAAAATTTTGGAGAAATTCCATTTGGCGATATTACAAAAGAAACTACAAAAAATTACATTCCTAAAGGATTTGAGGTTTTGTGTGCAGGTTTTCCTTGTCAAGCATTTTCAATTGCAGGAAATAGAAAAGGTTTTGCAGATACAAGAGGAACTCTATTTTTTGACGTAGAACAAATTATAAATAAACATAGACCAAAGGTTGTTTTTTTAGAAAATGTTAAAAATTTAGTTTCACACGATAAAGGAAAAACATTTAAAACTATAATTGAAGTTTTAGAAAAGAAATTAGGTTATAAAGTTTTTAGCTCAATTTTAAATTCAGTTACTCACGCAAATATTCCTCAAAATAGAGAAAGAATATTTATTGTTGCTTTCGACCCAAATCAAGTAAAAAATTGGAGTAATTTCAAATTTCCAGAAAAAATTGAATTAACAAAAACTATTCATAATATTTTAGAAAAAGGAAAACAAGAAACTAAATATTATTATCCAAAAGAGCATAAATACTATCCAGAACTTGAGAAAACTATGACTTCTAAAGACACTGTTTATCAATGGAGAAGAGTGTATGTCAGAGAAAATAAAAGTAATGTTTGTCCTACATTAACAGCCAATATGGGAACTGGAGGTCATAATGTTCCTTTAATTAAAGATAATTTTGGAATTAGAAAATTAACACCAAGAGAATGTTTTTCTTTTCAAGGGTATCCCAAAAACTACATTTTACCAAATCTTGCTAATAGTAAATTATATATGCAAGCTGGTAACTCTGTAACAACAACTTTAATAGAAAGAATTGCTAAAGAAATAATAAATGTTTTATGA
- a CDS encoding restriction endonuclease, translated as MKSFAELDLENDGNYLKLLSAVSKISGLFSESAVPFINYRVAENIFCRSFEANNLSRSDTAFDADYNSIGIGLKTFISKTNNSTEKVAEFNSLSRDLKNYKGKDLALKLGEYRNERINLANRVYDIESSLYHIVARREKELLLFETDYNQIDIANINSVNSNKASLQFEDGHNFYSFNYSKSTLYRKFIIPEKAFRLPIDIIEDPYSLLLDLFSSHQYKSAKDKLIKGENYIVLPLYGIKKKEKYVFEKSGLNQWNAGGRKRNLGEIYIPIPKNIHNEYPKFFPERDETFNLEIPTGEVFEAKVCQDNSKALMTNPNKALSDWLLRKVLQLKEGELATIEKLDKLGFDSVIITKNENSEFKIDIMKTESYDKFLE; from the coding sequence ATGAAATCATTTGCAGAATTAGATTTAGAGAATGATGGGAATTATTTAAAACTACTTTCTGCTGTTTCTAAAATTTCAGGACTTTTTAGTGAAAGTGCCGTACCTTTTATTAATTATAGAGTTGCCGAAAATATATTTTGTAGAAGTTTTGAAGCAAATAACCTATCACGTTCTGATACTGCTTTTGATGCTGATTACAATTCTATCGGCATTGGTTTAAAAACGTTTATTTCAAAAACAAATAACAGCACAGAAAAAGTAGCGGAATTTAATAGCCTTTCAAGAGATTTAAAAAATTATAAAGGTAAAGACCTTGCTTTAAAACTTGGAGAATACAGAAATGAAAGAATTAATTTAGCGAATAGAGTTTACGATATTGAATCTTCACTTTATCATATTGTAGCAAGAAGAGAAAAAGAGTTACTTCTTTTTGAAACAGATTATAATCAAATAGACATTGCAAATATCAATTCTGTAAATAGTAATAAAGCAAGTTTACAATTTGAAGATGGTCATAATTTTTATTCTTTTAATTATTCAAAAAGCACATTATATAGAAAATTCATAATTCCCGAAAAAGCTTTTAGATTACCAATAGATATTATTGAAGACCCTTATAGTTTATTACTTGATTTATTTTCAAGCCATCAATATAAATCTGCAAAAGATAAACTTATAAAAGGAGAAAATTATATTGTTTTACCACTTTATGGAATTAAGAAAAAAGAAAAATATGTTTTTGAAAAAAGTGGTTTAAATCAATGGAATGCAGGCGGAAGAAAAAGAAACTTAGGAGAAATCTATATTCCTATTCCTAAAAATATTCATAATGAATATCCAAAATTTTTTCCAGAAAGAGATGAAACTTTTAATTTGGAAATTCCAACAGGAGAAGTTTTTGAAGCAAAAGTTTGTCAAGATAATTCAAAGGCATTAATGACAAATCCGAACAAAGCTTTATCTGATTGGCTTTTAAGAAAAGTACTTCAATTAAAAGAAGGAGAATTGGCCACAATTGAAAAATTAGATAAATTAGGTTTCGATAGTGTAATAATAACTAAAAATGAAAATTCAGAATTTAAAATTGACATCATGAAAACGGAAAGTTATGATAAATTTTTGGAATAA
- a CDS encoding Na(+)-translocating NADH-quinone reductase subunit F encodes MQILTEQELHNLAMNIVGEKLEKMGYEFQAINSQLKRHPQYVLFKKGEPTIFVLVKATANLQNPNDYDVFWMETFIAHAKKQNAKVWFAGVGIANAESVENPVFKNQPYYVAFEDFVKVLE; translated from the coding sequence ATGCAGATTTTAACCGAACAAGAGTTGCATAATTTGGCAATGAACATTGTTGGCGAAAAGTTAGAGAAAATGGGCTATGAGTTTCAAGCAATTAATAGTCAGTTAAAAAGACATCCGCAGTATGTGTTGTTTAAAAAAGGAGAACCTACCATTTTTGTTTTGGTAAAAGCAACGGCCAATCTTCAAAATCCTAATGACTATGATGTTTTTTGGATGGAGACTTTTATAGCACATGCCAAAAAGCAAAATGCCAAAGTTTGGTTTGCCGGTGTAGGAATTGCCAATGCAGAAAGTGTTGAAAATCCTGTGTTTAAAAATCAACCTTATTATGTTGCTTTTGAAGATTTTGTAAAGGTTTTGGAGTAG
- a CDS encoding DEAD/DEAH box helicase, with translation MTFKDLDLSNQLQYGIDDLGFQNPTPIQEQAFSVVRSGKDVVGIAQTGTGKTFAYMMPILRDLKFSKQKHPRILVLVPTRELVLQVVEEVEKLAKYINVRVLGVYGGANINTQKQAILQGQDIIVATPGRLYDLGLSNALKLKSIQKLVIDEVDVMLDLGFRFQLMNIFDILPERRQNVLFSATMTEDVDLLINDFFKNPEKISVAVSGTPLDNIEQISYNVPNFFTKVNLLNYFLKDKENFQKVLIFVGFKRTADLLFKHLEEIFGSESCVIHSNKTQNYRIRSIRQFDEGKNRILVATDVMARGLDFDDVSHVINFDTPDFPENYMHRIGRTGRAEKEGKTILFSTEKEQESKERIQALMAYQIPVLELPEEVEISTMLTEDERPREDQGISKNRTSLEYVPGPAFHEKSEKNSQVNLGGSYRREIAKKYKKPKTRGDKNYNKHNKKK, from the coding sequence ATGACTTTCAAAGATTTAGACTTATCAAATCAACTTCAATATGGTATTGACGATTTGGGTTTTCAGAACCCAACACCCATTCAAGAACAGGCATTTTCTGTGGTGAGATCTGGTAAAGATGTTGTGGGAATTGCGCAAACCGGAACGGGTAAAACATTTGCTTATATGATGCCAATTTTGCGTGATTTAAAGTTTTCTAAACAAAAACACCCAAGAATTTTAGTGTTAGTTCCCACCCGTGAATTGGTTTTGCAAGTAGTTGAAGAAGTTGAAAAATTAGCAAAATACATAAATGTACGTGTTTTAGGTGTGTATGGTGGCGCGAACATCAACACACAAAAGCAAGCTATTTTGCAAGGGCAAGATATTATTGTAGCAACACCAGGACGTTTGTATGATTTAGGATTGAGCAATGCGTTAAAACTAAAATCGATTCAGAAATTGGTGATCGATGAGGTGGATGTGATGCTAGATTTAGGATTTCGATTTCAATTGATGAATATTTTTGATATACTGCCTGAAAGGCGGCAAAATGTGTTGTTTTCTGCAACGATGACTGAAGATGTTGATTTGTTAATTAATGATTTCTTTAAAAATCCTGAAAAAATTTCGGTTGCGGTTAGCGGAACTCCGCTCGATAATATTGAACAAATTTCTTACAACGTTCCTAATTTTTTCACGAAAGTTAATTTGTTGAATTATTTCTTAAAAGACAAAGAAAATTTTCAAAAAGTATTAATTTTTGTAGGTTTTAAAAGAACTGCAGATTTGCTTTTTAAACATTTAGAAGAAATTTTTGGCAGCGAAAGCTGCGTTATTCATTCTAACAAAACACAAAATTATAGAATTCGATCTATTAGACAGTTCGATGAGGGTAAAAATAGAATTTTAGTTGCTACAGATGTGATGGCACGTGGTTTAGATTTTGATGATGTAAGTCACGTCATTAATTTTGATACACCAGATTTCCCGGAAAATTATATGCACAGAATTGGTAGAACGGGTCGTGCTGAAAAAGAAGGAAAAACAATTCTATTTTCAACAGAAAAGGAGCAGGAGTCAAAAGAACGTATTCAGGCTTTAATGGCGTATCAAATTCCGGTTTTAGAACTGCCCGAAGAGGTCGAAATTTCTACAATGCTCACAGAAGATGAGCGCCCTAGAGAAGATCAAGGTATTTCTAAAAATAGAACATCGTTAGAATATGTTCCAGGACCTGCTTTTCATGAAAAGAGCGAAAAGAACAGTCAAGTAAACCTAGGAGGTTCTTATAGAAGAGAAATTGCTAAGAAATATAAGAAGCCAAAAACGAGAGGCGATAAAAATTATAACAAACATAATAAAAAGAAATAA
- a CDS encoding TatD family hydrolase, producing the protein MITDTHTHLYSDQFNEDQAAMMQRAKDAGVSRFFIPAIDSSHTDSMMQLEKNFPEDVFLMMGLHPTSVKDNYLEELAHVKEWIDKKDFYAIGEIGIDSYWDKSFLTQQQEAFKTQIQWAKEKKLPIVIHCRDAFDEIFEVLETEKSEDLRGIFHCFTGTLDQAQQAISYHMKLGIGGVATFKNGKIDTFLHKIDMKHIVLETDSPYLAPAPFRGKRNESAYITKVVDKLATIYGLSFKEIASITTQNSKDIFGI; encoded by the coding sequence ATGATTACAGATACCCATACACATTTATATTCTGATCAGTTTAACGAAGACCAAGCTGCCATGATGCAACGCGCAAAAGATGCCGGTGTTTCTCGTTTTTTTATTCCTGCTATAGACTCATCACACACAGATAGCATGATGCAATTAGAAAAAAACTTTCCAGAGGATGTGTTTTTAATGATGGGCCTGCACCCTACCTCCGTAAAAGATAATTATTTAGAAGAATTAGCACACGTAAAAGAATGGATTGATAAAAAAGACTTCTATGCAATTGGCGAAATCGGTATTGATTCGTATTGGGATAAAAGCTTTTTAACACAACAACAAGAAGCTTTTAAAACCCAAATACAATGGGCAAAAGAAAAAAAACTACCGATTGTAATTCATTGTAGAGATGCTTTTGACGAAATTTTTGAAGTTTTAGAAACCGAAAAAAGTGAAGATTTAAGAGGAATTTTTCATTGTTTTACAGGAACTTTAGATCAGGCACAACAAGCCATTTCTTACCATATGAAATTAGGCATCGGCGGTGTAGCTACCTTTAAAAATGGTAAAATTGATACATTTCTCCATAAAATAGACATGAAACATATTGTTTTGGAAACCGATTCGCCATACTTAGCACCTGCTCCTTTTAGAGGAAAAAGAAATGAAAGTGCCTACATTACGAAGGTTGTTGATAAATTAGCAACTATTTATGGTCTATCTTTTAAAGAAATAGCTTCCATTACAACACAAAACTCTAAAGATATTTTTGGAATATAA